The following are encoded together in the Bubalus bubalis isolate 160015118507 breed Murrah chromosome 14, NDDB_SH_1, whole genome shotgun sequence genome:
- the NNAT gene encoding neuronatin isoform X1, whose translation MAAVAAASAELLIIGWYIFRVLLQVFLECCIYWVGFAFRNPPGTQPIARSEVFRYSLQKLAYTVSRTGRHVLGERRQRAPN comes from the exons ATGGCGGCAGTGGCGGCAGCGTCGGCTGAATTGCTCATCATCGGCTGGTACATTTTCCGCGTGCTGCTGCAG GTGTTCCTGGAATGCTGCATTTACTGGGTAGGATTCGCTTTTCGAAATCCTCCAGGGACACAGCCCATTGCGAGAAGTGAG GTGTTCAGGTACTCCCTGCAGAAGCTGGCATACACGGTGTCGAGAACCGGACGGCACGTGCTGGGAGAGCGCCGCCAGCGGGCCCCCAACTGa
- the NNAT gene encoding neuronatin isoform X3, translating to MAAVAAASAELLIIGWYIFRVLLQVFLECCIYWVGFAFRNPPGTQPIARSVQVLPAEAGIHGVENRTARAGRAPPAGPQLRPQPPPLGGRVTRCSCAIPPAWEPAPRRNGASPVPSRQRSTCQGQ from the exons ATGGCGGCAGTGGCGGCAGCGTCGGCTGAATTGCTCATCATCGGCTGGTACATTTTCCGCGTGCTGCTGCAG GTGTTCCTGGAATGCTGCATTTACTGGGTAGGATTCGCTTTTCGAAATCCTCCAGGGACACAGCCCATTGCGAGAA GTGTTCAGGTACTCCCTGCAGAAGCTGGCATACACGGTGTCGAGAACCGGACGGCACGTGCTGGGAGAGCGCCGCCAGCGGGCCCCCAACTGaggccccagccccctcccctgggcGGCCGTGTCACCAGGTGCTCCTGTGCCATTCCACCAGCATGGGAGCCAGCGCCGCGCAGGAATGGGGCGTCCCCTGTGCCCTCTCGCCAGAGGAGCACTTGCCAAGGTCAGTGA
- the NNAT gene encoding neuronatin isoform X2 gives MAAVAAASAELLIIGWYIFRVLLQVFRYSLQKLAYTVSRTGRHVLGERRQRAPN, from the exons ATGGCGGCAGTGGCGGCAGCGTCGGCTGAATTGCTCATCATCGGCTGGTACATTTTCCGCGTGCTGCTGCAG GTGTTCAGGTACTCCCTGCAGAAGCTGGCATACACGGTGTCGAGAACCGGACGGCACGTGCTGGGAGAGCGCCGCCAGCGGGCCCCCAACTGa